One window from the genome of Saccharomyces mikatae IFO 1815 strain IFO1815 genome assembly, chromosome: 6 encodes:
- the MEX67 gene encoding Mex67p (similar to Saccharomyces cerevisiae MEX67 (YPL169C); ancestral locus Anc_8.699): MSGFHNVGNINMMAQQQMQQNRIKVSVRNWQNATMNDLINFISRNVRVAILDAHVEGPLVIGYVNSKTEAESLMKWNGVRFAGSNLKFELLDGNGASAGTSDTISFLRGVLLKRYDPQTKLLNLGALHSDPELIQKGVFSSISTQSKMFPAMMKLASTERSLIVESVNLADNQLKDISAISTLAQTFPNLKNLCLANNQIFRFRSLEVWKNKFKDLRELLMTNNPITTDKLYRTEMLRLFPKLVVLDNVIVRDEQKLQSVYSLPMKIQQFFFENDALGQSSTDFATNFLNLWDNNREQLLNLYTPQSQFSVSVDSTIPPSTVTNSDQTPAFGYYMSSSRNISKVSSEKSIQQRLSIGQESINSIFKTLPRTKHHLQDQPNEYSMETISYPQINGFVITLHGFFEETGKPELEPNKKTGKNNYQKNRRYNHGYNSTSNNKLSKKSFDRTWVIVPMNNSVIIASDLLTVRAYSTGAWKTTSIEVPQPVPQQPSALPQVASMSASMNPTITTPPQPQPSVVPGAINMPGTPQGPMVMAPTLQLPPDVQSRLNPVQLELLNKLHLETKLNAEYTFMLAEQSNWNYEVAIKGFQSSMNGIPREAFVQF; this comes from the coding sequence ATGAGCGGATTTCATAATGTCGGAAATATCAATATGATGGCTCAACAACAAATGCAACAAAACAGGATAAAAGTCAGCGTAAGAAACTGGCAGAATGCTACCATGAACGATTTAATCAATTTTATAAGTCGGAATGTACGAGTGGCTATTCTTGATGCACATGTGGAAGGACCATTGGTTATTGGATATGTTAATTCAAAGACCGAAGCTGAATCATTAATGAAGTGGAACGGCGTTCGTTTTGCAGGCAGTAATTTGAAGTTTGAACTTTTAGACGGCAATGGAGCTTCTGCAGGAACTTCAGATaccatttcatttttgagGGGAGTACTACTCAAAAGGTATGATCCTCAgacaaaattattgaatttAGGAGCCTTACATTCTGACCCTGAACTAATCCAAAAGGGTGTTTTCAGTTCTATATCCACTCAATCTAAGATGTTTCCAgcaatgatgaaattggCATCTACTGAAAGGAGTTTGATAGTAGAAAGTGTGAATCTTGCTGATAACCAACTAAAGGATATATCCGCAATTTCCACGTTGGCCCAAACATTTCCTAATTTGAAAAACCTTTGTTTAGCCAACAATCAGATTTTTAGATTTAGATCGTTAGAAGTTTGGAAAAACAAATTCAAGGACTTGAGAGAACTTTTGATGACAAACAACCCGATCACCACTGATAAATTGTATCGCACCGAAATGTTAAGACTATTTCCGAAGTTGGTTGTACTAGATAATGTAATTGTAAGAGACGAACAAAAATTGCAGAGCGTTTATTCATTACCAATGAAGATCcaacagtttttttttgaaaatgacgCATTAGGGCAATCATCTACTGATTTTGCAACGAACTTTTTAAACCTATGGGATAATAACAGAGAACAGTTGTTAAATCTATACACGCCGCAATCCcaattttctgtttctgttGACTCCACCATTCCTCCTTCAACAGTAACTAACTCGGATCAAACTCCAGCATTTGGTTATTACATGTCATCTTCGCGTAATATATCCAAGGTATCCAGCGAAAAATCCATCCAACAAAGATTATCAATTGGACAAGAATCTATCAATAGTATATTCAAGACATTGCCAAGAACGAAACATCATTTACAGGATCAACCTAATGAGTACTCCATGGAAACAATTAGTTATCCTCAAATTAATGGGTTCGTCATTACGTTGCAcggattttttgaagagaCTGGCAAACCTGAGCTTGAACCTAACAAGAAAACGGGGAAAAACAActatcaaaagaatagaagATACAACCACGGTTACAATTCCACATCCAATAACAAATTATCCAAAAAATCCTTTGATAGAACGTGGGTAATTGTTCCAATGAATAATAGTGTCATAATTGCATCTGATCTATTAACCGTGAGAGCATATTCCACGGGGGCTTGGAAAACCACATCTATTGAAGTACCACAGCCAGTACCACAACAACCTTCAGCACTACCACAGGTCGCAAGCATGAGCGCAAGCATGAACCCAACTATAACGACACCACCCCAACCACAGCCTTCGGTTGTACCAGGGGCAATAAACATGCCCGGTACGCCCCAGGGACCGATGGTCATGGCACCCACGTTGCAACTACCACCGGATGTCCAGTCGCGGCTAAATCCCGTACAACTCGAGCTGCTGAATAAACTGCATTTGGAAACGAAATTGAATGCAGAATACACGTTTATGTTGGCGGAACAGAGTAACTGGAACTACGAAGTTGCCATAAAGGGCTTCCAGAGTAGTATGAATGGCATTCCCAGAGAAGCATTTGTACAGTTCTAG
- the SET6 gene encoding Set6p (similar to Saccharomyces cerevisiae SET6 (YPL165C); ancestral locus Anc_8.692) → MTIDESIHEISPFFQVKQTKWGGRACFSNANIPKGTTVLQVSNSTGTSISYEFRKEVCHNCFAYANARTMKYRLNYESVKYLIRDPHCQINPKKFLGAGLWFCSDHCKTSYLQIPNIIELIECYEILLHHFPNMLKRYNITSEQEKKLNSIPISESIIQSVWDEIENDWIPRINNMKTTKKINQLPPISEDEYSCIRFVCESLFKLKYMNPQCVTYHAFNMLQSNELSKITRFPVLLNFQKLVFQTLYIMLPSHLRKMLSIPLLRHILGTEYGNAFGLWQEGEASESREFFGYWVFPEASYFNHSCNPNVTKYRKGNSMLFNVNKDIKKDEQICIDYSGVLDLPTTKRRKFLADSWFFDCACERCMSEL, encoded by the coding sequence atgaCTATTGATGAAAGCATACACGAAATTTCCCCGTTCTTCCAGGTAAAGCAAACTAAATGGGGCGGTAGGGCTTGCTTTAGTAATGCTAATATTCCTAAAGGGACAACAGTCTTGCAAGTTAGTAATTCTACGGGAACATCTATTTCATATGaatttagaaaagaagtttGCCACAATTGTTTCGCATATGCCAATGCGAGAACCATGAAATACAGACTAAATTATGAATCTGTAAAATATTTAATTCGTGATCCGCATTGCCAGATCAATcccaaaaaatttcttggtgCTGGGCTATGGTTCTGTTCAGATCATTGCAAGACATCATATCTTCAAATACCAAATATTATTGAACTAATCGAATGTTATGAAATATTGCTGCACCATTTTCCAAATATGTTGAAAAGATATAACATTACTTCCGAACaggagaaaaaattgaactCTATCCCAATTTCAGAAAGCATCATACAGTCTGTATGggatgaaattgaaaatgactGGATACCGCGTATTAATAACATGAAAACGACTAAGAAAATTAACCAATTGCCACCCATTAGCGAAGATGAATACAGCTGCATTAGATTTGTGTGCGAAAGTTTGTTTAAACTAAAATATATGAATCCTCAGTGCGTAACATATCATGCTTTCAATATGTTACAATCTAATGAGCTTAGTAAAATAACAAGGTTTCCTGTCTTATtgaactttcaaaaattggtaTTCCAAACACTCTACATTATGTTACCTTCACACTTGCGTAAAATGCTCTCCATACCGCTGTTGAGACACATCTTAGGTACTGAATATGGAAATGCGTTTGGTCTATGGCAAGAAGGTGAAGCGTCAGAAAGCAGGGAGTTTTTTGGATATTGGGTATTTCCAGAAGCTTCCTATTTCAACCATTCTTGTAACCCCAACGTGACAAAATATCGTAAAGGTAATTCAATGCTGTTTAATGTGAATAAagacataaaaaaagaCGAGCAAATCTGCATCGATTATTCCGGGGTACTGGACTTACCAACCACAAAACGCCGGAAATTTCTGGCTGATAGTTGGTTCTTCGATTGTGCTTGTGAAAGATGTATGTCAGAATTGTAG
- the ATG29 gene encoding Atg29p (similar to Saccharomyces cerevisiae ATG29 (YPL166W); ancestral locus Anc_8.693) — MNSENTVVYVKVKGKRPEGFVDPPKFEWNGAKERQLWAMVSNLNYSQDQVDWQNLSEILETPEFFLKKRTYKLFANHLELLQLQLEKKRDLEKLSNVRVNEGMFGMLHKYIPNLQNDNILAEPESLLATDRGNSEEVEVEVTNEALQHLQTSKVLNIHKTKVNNGNKVDMNLTDNGVDEEPEYNSSDDDLSSSLSVSKSALEEALMDRLQF, encoded by the coding sequence ATGAATAGTGAGAATACAGTTGTTTATGTGAAGGTTAAAGGGAAGAGACCAGAAGGATTTGTAGATCCTCCAAAATTTGAGTGGAATGGTGCAAAGGAGCGCCAACTTTGGGCAATGGTATCAAATTTGAATTATTCCCAAGATCAAGTAGATTGGCAAAATCTATCCGAAATCCTTGAAACGCCagagttttttttaaaaaagagaacaTACAAACTATTTGCCAACCATCTAGAGCTCCTACAATTACAattagagaaaaaaagagatcTTGAGAAGTTGTCAAATGTGCGAGTAAATGAAGGGATGTTTGGTATGCTACATAAATACATCCCTAACCTACagaatgataatatatTGGCAGAACCTGAAAGCCTGTTAGCAACGGACAGGGGGAATTCCGAAGAAGTTGAAGTAGAAGTCACAAATGAAGCGTTACAGCATTTACAAACTTCTaaagttttgaatattCACAAGACAAAAGTAAATAATGGCAATAAAGTAGATATGAACTTGACAGATAATGGTGTTGACGAAGAACCTGAATATAATAGTTCAGATGACGACTTATCATCGAGTTTAAGCGTCAGTAAATCTGCGTTAGAAGAAGCACTAATGGATAGGCTACAATTCTGA
- the REV3 gene encoding DNA-directed DNA polymerase (similar to Saccharomyces cerevisiae REV3 (YPL167C); ancestral locus Anc_8.694), with product MLQEQNDTTEDNTFSSFSKSDLAYFRVQLNNHDYYMSKPTSLDRSHGESLPLNQFSKVPTIRVFGALPTGHQVLCHVHGILPYIFIKYDGQVSDTSTLKHQRCAQIHRILEEKIKESYKGEKDNRQDTHSEGLGNLNFVADVSIVKGIPFYGYHVGWMLFYKISLLNPSCLNRISELVRGGKVFDKRFEIYESHIPYLLQWTADFNLFGCSWINIEKCYFRFPVLNSMLDIDKMTLNDELQLLLDRYCDLHHNVLSRKDFPRIGNGLIEIDILPQFIKNTDKLQHRQLHHDFLEKLRDTSEVLVKPYVSSTKDMVNELARQRKALSLQEYKVPPEMNRLTINHKWQSSEEFEAFYRKKQHMTSTFDGQVPNFENFIDKNQRFSDIKTPYEALSQLWPRLPQTGVDNANVPNKKMDEKFEPSITEYEMWSIENDEEGLQEINNKLELHPCLPESPEYSRHTSTSSDQQTRPQNTIELSMDCALTQNMARKRKFKAFASTKKISLLPSKKQKVGAVDICYGKEAFIYKEPPFGYRDILDNLEAEGFPKMEYIDPFFSNPVDLENRRYEYAGKRFEVNSTHLSARIPIQFGGELVSVYNKPPFDMFSSWKYVMKPPRYDTVLKWHNEKAFMEKNYTQSQVDMNTPRSKFLYKFASDTSVNPKRKGRLVHDSLTHLTLEIHVNTRENKNPDPAIDEVSMITWCLEEETFPLDLDIAYEGIMIVHRDFEDSTFPIRIQRCVKDIPVMFYESEFDMFEALTDLVLLLDPDILSSFEIHNSSWGYIIDRCEKIHRFDIIKELSRVKYLFSNKSLDTWGYTHSSGIQITGRHMVNIWRALRSDVNLTQYTVESAAFNLLHKRLPHFSYKSLTNMWNAKSNSTNLKTVIYYWLSRAQVNIQLLRKQDYIARNIEQARLIGIDFHSVYYRGSQFKVESFLIRICKSESYILLSPGKKDVRKQKALECVPLVMEPESAFYKSPLVVLDFQSLYPSIMIGYNYCYSTMIGRVREISLRENKIGVAKFSLPRNILTLLKNDVTIAPNGVIYAKTSVRKSTLSKMLTDILDVRVMLKKTIDELGDDNATLKRLLNNKQLALKLLANVTYGYTSASFSGRMPCSDLADSIVQTGRETLEKAIDIIEKNDTWNAKVVYGDTDSLFVYLPGKTADEAFAIGHAMAERVTQSNPKPIFLKFEKVYHPSILVSKKRYVGFSYESLSQTIPFFDAKGIETVRRDGIPAQQKIVEKCIRLLFRTKDLSQIKKYLQSEFSKIQRGKVSVQDFCFAKEVKLGAYKSDKTAPAGAVVAKRKINEDHRAEPQYKERVPYLVVKGKQGQLLRERCLSPEEFLGKEDLELDSEYYINKTLIPPLDRLFNLIGINVGTWAQEVVKSKRTNTTGKKGENLVRIGTSLTCCNCGEELTKPNTIQLCSDCLKENRTTSSSFLIEKIKKQKNYETLKTVCRTCSYRYTSDAGIESDHIASECNSYDCPVFYSRVKSEKYLKSNLSVRREEALISLNDW from the coding sequence ATGTTGCAGGAGCAGAACGATACAACAGAGGACAATACTTTTAgttccttttctaaatcGGATTTAGCCTATTTTAGGGTTCAATTGAATAATCATGACTACTACATGTCGAAACCCACCTCATTGGACCGATCTCATGGTGAAAGCTTACCTTTAAACCAGTTTTCCAAAGTACCAACTATAAGGGTATTTGGCGCTTTACCCACAGGCCACCAAGTACTGTGTCATGTCCATGGTATTTTACCATACATATTCATCAAGTATGATGGGCAGGTATCTGACACAAGTACGTTGAAACACCAACGATGTGCTCAAATACACAGGATActggaagaaaagatcaaagaGTCCTATAAAGGGGAAAAGGATAATAGACAGGATACACACAGCGAAGGACTTGGAAATCTTAATTTTGTTGCTGATGTGTCTATCGTAAAGGGTATACCGTTTTATGGTTACCATGTTGGATGGATGCTATTTTATAAAATATCTCTACTCAATCCATCCTGTTTAAATAGGATTTCCGAACTGGTTAGAGGCGGtaaagtttttgataagAGGTTTGAAATCTATGAGTCACATATTCCTTACTTACTGCAATGGACAGCCGATTTCAATTTATTTGGATGCTCCTGGATAAACATCGAGAAGTGCTATTTTCGTTTTCCTGTTTTAAACAGTATGTTGGACATAGATAAGATGACACTTAATGATGAACTCCAGTTATTGTTAGATCGATACTGTGACTTACACCATAACGTACTAAGTAGGAAGGATTTTCCACGGATTGGTAATGGATTGATTGAAATAGATATATTGCCACAGTTCATCAAGAATACGGACAAATTACAACATAGGCAATTACATCACGACTTTTTAGAGAAGTTGAGGGACACTTCTGAAGTACTTGTAAAACCATATGTATCTTCCACTAAAGATATGGTAAATGAACTTGCgagacaaagaaaagcttTGTCATTACAGGAATATAAAGTGCCTCCAGAAATGAACCGTCTCACAATTAATCACAAATGGCAGTCTTCTGAAGAGTTTGAAGCgttttatagaaaaaagcAACATATGACAAGTACTTTTGATGGTCAAGTaccaaattttgagaatTTCATAgataaaaatcaaagattctCCGATATAAAAACGCCATACGAAGCATTATCGCAACTATGGCCAAGGCTGCCACAAACTGGAGTTGACAATGCTAATGTGCCGAACAAAAAGATGGACGAGAAATTTGAACCTTCAATCACAGAGTACGAGATGTGGAGTATTGAAAATGACGAAGAGGGTTtacaagaaataaataataagcTCGAGCTTCATCCATGTTTACCAGAGAGTCCCGAATATTCAAGACACACATCTACATCCTCAGACCAACAAACGAGACCTCAGAATACGATTGAATTATCTATGGACTGCGCTTTAACACAAAATATGGCAAGGAAACGAAAGTTTAAAGCATTTGCTTCCACCAAAAAGATATCTCTATTGCCCAGCAAAAAACAGAAGGTTGGTGCTGTAGATATATGCTATGGGAAGGAAGCTTTCATTTATAAAGAGCCTCCCTTTGGTTACCGAGATATCCTTGATAACTTGGAAGCTGAGGGATTTCCAAAAATGGAGTATATAGaccctttcttttcaaaccCAGTTGACCTAGAGAATAGACGATATGAGTATGCAGGCAAAAGGTTTGAGGTAAATTCAACACACTTATCCGCAAGAATACCAATCCAATTTGGGGGAGAGCTCGTATCTGTTTATAATAAGCCACCTTTTGATATGTTTTCCTCCTGGAAATATGTGATGAAGCCACCTAGATATGATACTGTACTAAAATGGCACAACGAAAAAGCGtttatggaaaaaaattatactcAGTCTCAGGTAGATATGAACACACCTCGCAGTAAGTTCTTATACAAATTTGCTAGTGATACATCGGTAAAtccgaaaagaaaaggaagacTTGTCCACGACTCTCTAACTCATTTGACACTTGAGATCCATGTAAACACcagagaaaataaaaatccaGATCCTGCAATAGATGAAGTTTCCATGATTACATGGTGTCtcgaagaagaaacattTCCTCTGGATTTAGATATCGCTTATGAAGGAATTATGATTGTTCACAGAGACTTCGAGGATAGTACTTTTCCGATCAGAATCCAGCGATGTGTTAAGGACATCCCGGTTATGTTCTATGAAAGCGAGTTCGATATGTTTGAGGCACTAACTGATTTAGTACTACTTTTAGATCCTGATATTCTTTCCAGTTTTGAAATACACAATTCTTCTTGGGGTTATATAATCGACAGGTGTGAAAAAATCCATCGATTCGATATTATCAAAGAACTTTCCCGAGTTAAATACCTATTCAGTAACAAATCGTTGGATACTTGGGGATATACGCATTCTTCAGGAATTCAGATTACAGGACGACATATGGTTAATATATGGAGGGCATTAAGGTCTGACGTGAACTTAACGCAATATACTGTAGAAAGTGCTGCATTCAATCTTCTGCATAAACGACTACCCCACTTTTCATATAAATCCCTAACCAACATGTGGAATGCTAAAAGCAACTCAACCAATTTAAAGACTGTAATATATTATTGGTTATCAAGAGCTCAAGTAAATATTCAACTACTAAGAAAGCAAGATTACATAGCTCGAAATATTGAACAAGCAAGATTGATTGGcattgattttcattctgTATATTACAGAGGGTCTCAGTTTAAAGTAGAGTCGTTTTTAATCCGAATATGCAAGTCCGAAAGTTACATTCTTCTCTCTCCAGGTAAGAAAGATGTTCGCAAGCAAAAAGCACTGGAATGTGTTCCTTTAGTCATGGAGCCAGAATCTGCCTTCTACAAAAGTCCTTTAGTTGTTCTAGATTTCCAGTCATTATACCCGTCAATTATGATTGGATATAACTATTGCTATTCGACTATGATAGGAAGAGTGAGGGAAATAAGCTTAAGGGAAAATAAGATCGGAGTGGCTAAGTTCTCACTACCAAGAAACATATTGACCTTGCTTAAAAATGATGTGACTATTGCACCAAATGGCGTCATTTATGCCAAAACCTCGGTTAGAAAATCAACCTTATCAAAAATGTTAACAGATATTCTTGATGTTAGAGTAATGTTAAAGAAAACGATAGACGAATTAGGTGATGATAACGCTACCTTAAAAAGGCTTTTAAATAACAAACAACTGGCACTTAAATTATTAGCGAACGTCACTTATGGTTACACATCGGCCTCATTTTCCGGGCGAATGCCATGTTCTGATTTAGCTGATAGCATTGTACAAACAGGTAGAGAAACTTTGGAGAAAGCAATAGATATCATTGAGAAAAATGATACCTGGAATGCTAAAGTTGTCTATGGTGATACAGATAGTTTATTTGTGTACTTGCCGGGAAAAACTGCTGATGAAGCTTTTGCTATTGGCCATGCTATGGCAGAAAGAGTAACTCAAAGTAACCCAAAACCGATTTTCCTGAAGTTCGAGAAAGTATACCATCCTTCCATACTAGTTAGCAAAAAAAGGTACGTAGGATTTTCCTACGAAAGTCTCTCCCAAACTATTCCCTTTTTCGATGCCAAGGGTATTGAAACTGTTAGAAGAGACGGTATTCCAGCGCAGCAGAAGattgttgaaaaatgtATCCGATTACTTTTCCGGACTAAAGACCTTTCACAGATCAAGAAGTACCTTCAATCAGAATTTTCTAAAATACAAAGGGGCAAGGTATCTGTCCAAGATTTTTGCTTCGCAAAAGAAGTTAAGTTAGGAGCGTATAAAAGCGATAAAACAGCACCTGCAGGAGCAGTGGTTGCAAAAAGGAAGATAAACGAGGACCATAGGGCAGAACCTCAATACAAGGAGCGTGTACCATACCTCGTTGTTAAGGGTAAGCAGGGCCAACTTCTTAGGGAAAGATGTTTATCACCGGAAGAATTTTTAGGAAAAGAGGACCTAGAGCTAGACTCAGAATATTACATAAACAAGACTCTGATACCTCCTCTTGATAGATTGTTCAATTTAATTGGTATAAATGTTGGTACCTGGGCCCAGGAAGTAGTAAAATCCAAGAGGACCAACACAACTGgtaaaaaaggagaaaacTTAGTGAGAATAGGTACTTCTTTAACATGTTGCAATTGTGGAGAGGAACTAACTAAACCAAATACGATACAACTTTGTAGTGACTGTTTAAAGGAAAATAGGACCACATCGTCATCGTTTCTAATcgagaaaataaagaaacaaaaaaattatgaaaCGTTGAAGACTGTATGCAGGACATGCAGTTATCGTTACACCTCTGATGCAGGCATTGAAAGTGACCATATAGCTAGCGAATGCAATTCCTATGACTGCCCGGTGTTTTATTCTCGTGTAAAGtcagaaaaatatttgaaaagtaatCTATCTGTTCGGAGAGAAGAGGCGTTAATATCTCTAAATGATTGGTAA
- the DAP1 gene encoding Dap1p (similar to Saccharomyces cerevisiae DAP1 (YPL170W); ancestral locus Anc_8.701), which translates to MSFIKNLLFGGVKTSEDPTGLTGSGGSNTNDSNKPSEPVVAGNFFPRTLSKFNGHDDEKIFIAIRGKVYDCTRGRQFYGPSGPYTNFAGHDASRGLALNSFDLDVIKDWDQPIDSLNDLTREQIDALDEWQEHFENKYPCIGTLIPEPGVNV; encoded by the coding sequence ATGTCCTTCATTAAAAACTTGCTATTTGGGGGTGTTAAAACAAGTGAGGATCCAACTGGTCTCACCGGATCCGGAGGCTCGAATACGAACGACTCCAACAAACCTAGCGAACCAGTGGTAGCTGGTAATTTTTTTCCCAGAacactttcaaaattcaATGGGcatgatgatgagaaaatattcattGCTATTAGGGGCAAAGTCTACGACTGTACAAGGGGAAGGCAGTTTTACGGTCCCAGTGGGCCATACACTAACTTTGCAGGCCATGATGCTTCGCGTGGTCTGGCTTTAAACTCTTTCGATCTGGACGTTATCAAGGATTGGGACCAGCCTATCGATTCCTTAAATGATCTGACCAGAGAACAGATCGATGCGCTGGATGAGTGGCAAGagcattttgaaaacaagtATCCTTGCATTGGTACTTTGATTCCAGAGCCGGGCGTGAACGTATGA
- the MRX4 gene encoding Mrx4p (similar to Saccharomyces cerevisiae YPL168W; ancestral locus Anc_8.696): protein MRCVRSLSQKRGSTAKFAGQDEFNVFDLKAPNSVRIKAFKNAIYQSAMGKIKVNFSPMEVNLITKLVCGLKAGEKKNVKKSLHTKVLFLNKSLLTQRLTDKDILEEMNLAASPINVTIPRDITSQEEKKKNELQLRKAGNMDLHPSKKMHIEELLQSLNLDMNDHEEVYKKLSFYLQNNGDNRTSEDSLKPKNVNIDVKSLKWYLQNIEKKAHRKNVVNEKKKSQTRTYQWKTESFPETVSLTAGNIIFKRKPSLLWKRLQNGLSGFLNINKMEEKAGHSSKVLQGKSILLHSLVNNKGVTLSNNFDYGVFNINFTDLFGVINASGYPPDRALNDINDIESKGWKCVGNLYDNNKIIVFQRNHSFLKKKKIPKRSFIDPKVSLISFTALLASFLAYYKYRLSQSEEAER from the coding sequence ATGCGTTGTGTACGAAGTTTATCTCAGAAAAGAGGTAGTACTGCAAAATTTGCCGGACAGGATGAGTTTAATGTGTTTGATTTGAAGGCCCCTAATTCGGTACGTATCAAAGCCTTCAAAAATGCAATATATCAGTCTGCTATGGGCAAAATTAAAGTTAACTTCTCTCCAATGGAAGTTAACCTCATAACAAAATTAGTTTGTGGATTAAAGGCGggagagaagaaaaatgtgaAGAAGTCTCTCCATACTAAAGtactttttcttaataAATCATTGCTAACACAACGATTGACAGACAAAGACATATTGGAGGAAATGAACTTGGCAGCAAGCCCCATAAATGTTACTATTCCTCGGGACATAACATCgcaagaggaaaaaaaaaaaaatgagctACAGCTTCGGAAAGCAGGAAATATGGACCTTCATCCGAGCAAGAAGATGCATATTGAAGAACTTCTACAGTCTTTAAACTTAGACATGAATGATCACGAAGAGGTTTACAAGAAATTATCGTTTTACTTACAGAATAATGGCGATAATAGGACTTCTGAGGACAGCTTGAAACCAAAAAACGTAAACATCGACGTAAAGTCCTTAAAATGGTATCTACagaatattgaaaagaaggcaCATCGGAAAAATGTGgtcaatgaaaaaaagaaatctcaAACTCGTACATATCAATGGAAAACTGAATCTTTTCCTGAAACAGTATCATTGACAGCAGGAAACATTATATTCAAGAGGAAACCTAGTCTCTTATGGAAACGTTTACAGAATGGATTGAGCGGTTTTTtgaatataaataaaatggaagaaaaggcTGGTCACAGTAGCAAAGTACTCCAAGGAAAGAGTATTCTACTCCACTCATTAGTAAACAACAAAGGCGTGACTTTGTCAAACAATTTTGATTATGGTGTCTTTAACATTAACTTTACAGATTTATTTGGCGTCATCAATGCTTCCGGATACCCACCAGATAGAGCTTTAAACGATATCAATGATATTGAGTCAAAAGGTTGGAAATGCGTCGGAAATTTATACGACaacaataaaattatagtttttcaaagaaaccATTCgttcttgaagaaaaagaaaattcctAAAAGGTCTTTTATTGATCCAAAAGTATCCCTTATTTCATTTACAGCATTATTAGCCTCTTTTCTGGCATATTATAAATACCGCCTTTCTCAAAGCGAAGAGGCTGAGAGATGA